One window of Nocardioides dongkuii genomic DNA carries:
- a CDS encoding TetR family transcriptional regulator, whose protein sequence is MPRLAGDRPPAEPTSADQRDRYHRILRAAARHGATKGLERVQMVDVARDAGVAIATLYRYFPSKTHLFTALMHTRVEQLAALGVRSRVGETPDQGIARLLVRAGRDLLDNPLLAHAMMQSNNAAIAQSPDEGVTQLFTDLMRAAGGLDDPTPYELRLLRLLEEAWYGVVMTALNRRDDPDQLAADTELICRLMLRGREDAATAD, encoded by the coding sequence GTGCCACGCCTCGCCGGGGACCGGCCGCCCGCCGAGCCCACCTCGGCCGACCAGCGGGACCGCTACCACCGCATCCTCCGGGCGGCCGCGCGGCACGGCGCTACCAAGGGCCTCGAGCGGGTGCAGATGGTCGACGTGGCCCGCGACGCCGGCGTGGCGATCGCGACGCTCTACCGCTACTTCCCGTCCAAGACGCACCTGTTCACCGCCCTGATGCACACCCGGGTCGAGCAGCTGGCCGCCCTCGGGGTGCGCTCGCGCGTGGGGGAGACCCCCGACCAGGGCATCGCCCGGCTCCTGGTGCGCGCCGGTCGCGACCTGCTGGACAACCCGCTGCTGGCCCACGCGATGATGCAGTCCAACAACGCCGCCATCGCCCAGTCGCCGGACGAGGGCGTGACCCAGCTCTTCACCGACCTGATGCGCGCCGCCGGCGGGCTCGACGACCCCACGCCGTACGAGCTGCGGCTGCTGCGCCTGCTCGAGGAGGCGTGGTACGGCGTGGTCATGACCGCGCTCAACCGTCGCGACGACCCCGATCAGCTCGCCGCGGACACCGAGCTGATCTGCCGCCTGATGCTGCGGGGGCGCGAGGACGCCGCGACGGCCGACTAG
- a CDS encoding SDR family NAD(P)-dependent oxidoreductase, which translates to MDAHDGPLAGRVALVTGAGQGVGQGIALALAGAGVSVAVLGRTAATLEETCRQLRERGVEAEAFVCDVAETDAVPGVVDAVAARFGRLDILVNNAWAGAHGPLLELSERAFQKGFRTGPFAAFAFMKAAHPHLKATGDGSIINLVTSAMVRWDSSTYGAYAAAKVALKSLTRTAAVEWARDGIRVNAIAPHALSPGLQWWTETNPEEAAEFVASIPMGRLGDCEEDIGRAVVALVGPDLRYLTGATVPLDGGQAFFG; encoded by the coding sequence ATGGACGCGCACGACGGGCCGCTGGCCGGGCGAGTGGCGCTGGTGACCGGCGCCGGACAGGGCGTGGGGCAGGGGATCGCCCTGGCCCTCGCCGGTGCCGGCGTCTCCGTGGCGGTCCTCGGCCGGACCGCCGCCACGTTGGAGGAGACCTGCCGGCAGCTGCGTGAGCGCGGGGTGGAGGCCGAGGCGTTCGTCTGCGACGTCGCGGAGACCGACGCCGTGCCCGGCGTCGTCGACGCCGTCGCCGCGCGCTTCGGCCGTCTCGACATCCTGGTCAACAACGCCTGGGCCGGCGCGCACGGGCCGCTGCTCGAGCTGAGCGAACGAGCCTTCCAGAAGGGCTTCCGGACCGGGCCGTTCGCGGCGTTCGCCTTCATGAAGGCCGCCCACCCGCACCTGAAGGCCACCGGCGACGGCTCGATCATCAACCTGGTGACCTCGGCGATGGTGCGCTGGGACTCCTCGACGTACGGCGCCTACGCCGCCGCCAAGGTGGCCCTGAAGTCGTTGACCCGCACCGCCGCGGTCGAGTGGGCGCGAGACGGCATCCGCGTCAACGCGATCGCCCCGCACGCGCTCTCACCGGGGCTGCAGTGGTGGACCGAGACCAACCCGGAGGAGGCGGCCGAGTTCGTGGCCAGCATTCCGATGGGGCGTCTCGGTGACTGCGAGGAGGACATCGGCCGCGCGGTGGTGGCCCTCGTCGGCCCGGACCTGCGCTACCTCACCGGCGCCACGGTGCCCCTCGACGGCGGCCAGGCGTTCTTCGGCTGA
- a CDS encoding ABC transporter ATP-binding protein: MTTSTPLPTTPATGPVRGDLLLEVDDLRTVFHTPRGDVAAVDGVSLRLHAGETLGIVGESGSGKSVLGRTVMGLVASGPSSTVSGSVLLGGQDVHALSPRERRRLWGPRIAMVFQDPMTSLNPVKKIGAHLTQPLRMHQGLDRSSARERAVDLLRQVGIPDPARRLDQYPHELSGGMRQRVVIALALSCDPEVLIADEPTTALDVTVQKQILDLLARLSAERHMAVILVSHDLGAVVGRTDRVAVMYAGRVAEASRTAEVFGQPLHPYSEALIASIPQLEAAPHTVLSTIEGRPPDMAAPPPGCRFAPRCPRAQDRCRVDLPLLRDPRSHPVGPERLAACHFPLLTEENR, from the coding sequence GTGACCACCTCCACCCCGCTGCCGACGACGCCCGCGACCGGGCCGGTGCGCGGAGACCTGCTGCTGGAGGTCGACGACCTCCGGACCGTCTTCCACACCCCCCGCGGGGACGTCGCCGCGGTCGACGGGGTCTCGCTGCGGCTGCACGCCGGCGAGACCCTCGGCATCGTCGGGGAGTCGGGGTCCGGGAAGTCGGTCCTCGGCCGCACCGTCATGGGCCTGGTCGCCTCCGGTCCCTCGAGCACGGTCTCGGGCTCGGTGCTGCTGGGCGGCCAGGACGTGCACGCCCTGAGCCCGCGCGAGCGTCGCCGGCTGTGGGGCCCGAGGATCGCGATGGTCTTCCAGGACCCGATGACCTCCCTCAACCCGGTCAAGAAGATCGGGGCGCACCTGACCCAGCCGCTCCGGATGCACCAGGGCCTGGACCGCTCAAGCGCTCGCGAGCGGGCCGTCGACCTGCTCCGCCAGGTCGGGATCCCGGACCCCGCGCGCCGGCTCGACCAGTACCCGCACGAGCTCTCCGGCGGGATGCGGCAGCGCGTCGTCATCGCCCTCGCGCTCTCGTGCGACCCCGAGGTGCTGATCGCCGACGAGCCCACCACCGCCCTGGACGTCACCGTCCAGAAGCAGATCCTCGACCTGCTGGCGCGGCTGTCGGCCGAGCGGCACATGGCGGTGATCCTGGTCAGCCACGACCTGGGCGCCGTGGTGGGCCGCACCGACCGGGTCGCGGTGATGTACGCCGGCCGCGTGGCGGAGGCGAGCCGCACGGCGGAGGTCTTCGGCCAGCCGCTGCACCCGTACTCGGAGGCGCTGATCGCCTCCATCCCGCAGCTCGAGGCCGCGCCGCACACCGTGCTGAGCACCATCGAGGGACGGCCGCCGGACATGGCCGCGCCGCCGCCGGGCTGCCGGTTCGCGCCCCGGTGCCCCCGGGCGCAGGACCGGTGCCGGGTCGACCTGCCGCTGCTGCGGGACCCCCGCAGCCACCCCGTCGGCCCCGAGCGGCTGGCGGCCTGCCACTTCCCCCTGCTCACCGAGGAGAACCGATGA
- a CDS encoding amidase: MRTDDGSTDATALAAAIRAGELDAREVVQESIARIERHDPDLNAIAHPRFEQALAEVDAGLPEGPLRGVPVLVKDLYADVAGLPSTKGSRLFADGVATEDSELVRRYRAAGAVVLGTTNVPELGLNASTEGQLFGPCRNPRDLDRSTGGSSGGSAVAVATGMVPVATASDGGGSIRIPAAMNGLFGLKPGRGRVSPAPYPSLLAGPVSVHHALTTTVRDSALLLDVAHGSLPGDAFGAPAPAAPYVELAARPPGRLRVALATAPGDGEPANPEVVAVLRRAADLLTDLGHEVVETTLDYRLEDAQGGGAVLMGSGLVAAVDARLAALGRELRDDDLEPFTRLLLDHYRATLTGADVTRALETAQRVGWRLGRQLSSYDVLLTPTVAEPVPLLGTLDTMRPETVWEHGGRFAAFTSVFNLTGQPAMSLPLGSDERGLPVGVQVAADLGGEGLLLSLAAQVEQAAPWALRAPGY, encoded by the coding sequence GTGCGCACCGACGACGGCAGCACCGACGCCACCGCCCTGGCCGCCGCGATCCGCGCCGGCGAGCTGGACGCCCGGGAGGTCGTCCAGGAGTCGATCGCGCGGATCGAGCGGCACGACCCGGACCTCAACGCCATCGCGCACCCGCGGTTCGAGCAGGCCCTCGCCGAGGTCGACGCCGGCCTGCCCGAGGGACCCCTGCGCGGGGTGCCGGTGCTGGTCAAGGACCTGTACGCCGACGTCGCCGGGCTGCCGTCGACGAAGGGCAGCCGGCTGTTCGCCGACGGGGTGGCCACCGAGGACAGCGAGCTGGTGCGGCGCTACCGGGCGGCGGGGGCGGTCGTGCTGGGCACGACCAACGTGCCCGAGCTCGGCCTCAACGCCAGCACCGAGGGGCAGCTGTTCGGGCCCTGCCGCAACCCGCGCGACCTCGACCGGTCCACCGGCGGGTCCAGCGGCGGCTCGGCCGTGGCGGTCGCGACCGGGATGGTGCCGGTCGCGACGGCGAGCGACGGCGGCGGGTCGATCCGGATCCCCGCCGCGATGAACGGCCTGTTCGGGCTCAAGCCGGGCCGCGGCCGGGTCAGCCCCGCGCCGTACCCCTCCCTGCTCGCGGGACCGGTCAGCGTGCACCACGCGCTCACCACCACCGTGCGCGACAGCGCGCTGCTGCTCGACGTCGCCCACGGCTCGCTGCCGGGCGACGCGTTCGGCGCCCCGGCCCCCGCGGCGCCGTACGTCGAGCTGGCCGCACGCCCGCCCGGCCGGCTCCGGGTCGCCCTGGCCACCGCCCCCGGCGACGGCGAGCCGGCGAACCCCGAAGTCGTCGCGGTGCTGCGACGCGCGGCGGACCTGCTCACCGACCTCGGCCACGAGGTCGTCGAGACCACCCTGGACTACCGGCTCGAGGACGCCCAGGGCGGCGGCGCCGTCCTGATGGGCTCCGGCCTGGTGGCCGCCGTCGACGCCCGGCTGGCCGCGCTCGGCCGCGAGCTGCGCGACGACGACCTCGAGCCGTTCACCCGGCTCCTCCTCGACCACTACCGCGCGACGCTGACCGGCGCCGACGTCACCCGGGCGCTCGAGACCGCCCAGCGGGTCGGCTGGCGGCTGGGCCGGCAGCTGAGCTCCTACGACGTCCTCCTCACCCCGACGGTGGCCGAGCCGGTGCCGCTGCTCGGCACGCTGGACACGATGCGCCCGGAGACCGTCTGGGAGCACGGCGGGCGGTTCGCGGCGTTCACCAGCGTCTTCAACCTGACCGGTCAGCCCGCGATGTCGCTGCCCCTCGGCAGCGACGAGCGCGGGCTCCCGGTGGGCGTCCAGGTCGCCGCGGACCTGGGTGGCGAGGGGCTGCTGCTGTCCCTGGCGGCGCAGGTCGAGCAGGCCGCGCCCTGGGCGCTCCGGGCCCCGGGCTACTGA
- a CDS encoding ABC transporter permease yields MFKVLTRVAELAAVLLLVSFGVFLMVALIPGDPATAILGSGKPPEQYDALREELGLNDPLLMRYLDWLGGALTGDLGNSILPPETPVVDRLMAAFPVSLQLAAMGMVMALVIAIPLALVAAARQGGLVDRIIGASMFGLLSVPSFLAGLVLIMVFVNDLGWFPRAQWVRISESLTGNLHHAFLPALVIALSEVALFTRILRNDLVVTLQEDFVLAARARGVPPWRIMVGDALRPSSFSAITLFGISTGRLIGSTVIVEYMFTLPGMGSLVVGGAQTGNFPIVQGAVLVTAVIYVLVNTCVDLSYGFLDPRTRRVHV; encoded by the coding sequence GTGTTCAAGGTTCTGACCCGGGTGGCCGAGCTCGCCGCGGTGCTGTTGCTCGTCAGCTTCGGCGTGTTCTTGATGGTCGCCCTGATCCCCGGCGACCCCGCGACCGCGATCCTCGGCTCGGGGAAGCCGCCCGAGCAGTACGACGCGCTGCGGGAGGAGCTGGGGCTCAACGACCCCCTCCTGATGCGCTACCTCGACTGGCTCGGCGGCGCGCTCACCGGCGACCTGGGCAACTCGATCCTGCCGCCCGAGACCCCGGTCGTGGACCGGCTGATGGCGGCGTTCCCCGTGAGCCTCCAGCTGGCCGCGATGGGCATGGTGATGGCGCTCGTGATCGCCATCCCGCTGGCCCTGGTGGCCGCCGCCAGGCAGGGCGGTCTCGTGGACCGGATCATCGGCGCCTCGATGTTCGGCCTGCTCTCGGTGCCGTCGTTCCTCGCGGGCCTGGTCCTGATCATGGTCTTCGTCAACGACCTGGGTTGGTTCCCCCGCGCCCAGTGGGTGCGGATCAGTGAGTCGCTGACCGGCAACCTGCACCACGCGTTCCTGCCGGCGCTCGTCATCGCGCTGAGCGAGGTCGCGCTGTTCACCCGGATCCTCCGCAACGACCTGGTCGTCACCCTCCAGGAGGACTTCGTGCTCGCGGCGCGCGCCCGCGGCGTGCCGCCGTGGCGGATCATGGTCGGCGACGCCCTGCGGCCCTCGTCGTTCTCGGCCATCACGCTCTTCGGCATCAGCACCGGGCGGCTCATCGGCAGCACGGTGATCGTCGAGTACATGTTCACCCTGCCGGGGATGGGGTCGCTGGTGGTCGGCGGTGCGCAGACCGGCAACTTCCCGATCGTGCAGGGCGCGGTGCTCGTGACCGCGGTGATCTACGTGCTGGTCAACACCTGCGTCGACCTCTCGTACGGATTCCTCGACCCCAGGACGCGCCGTGTTCATGTCTGA
- a CDS encoding ABC transporter permease: MSDSRRLRGTTLSRARMATIGGGMVVGGIALAVLAVTVLSGALAALAVVAGLVLVVSGAGRLLWAARRRKVDLLPWLCFGWLVLLGVVAVLAPWLPFPEGRDATAALTEPIFLDPLKYGDHVLGTNGAGLDMLTRAVFGARTSLVISLTAIVIGIAVGGLVGVVAGFYRKGVDRSIGIVTNAVLAVPPLILLIALAAILAPNIRNMAFALAALTIPGMIRIARASTISFAQREFVLAAHAMGASRARIMLRELVPNVALPLFSMAVVTISALIVAEASLSFLGLGIAQPEPTWGNMIAEAQAGDTVEEHPFILLVPGVFLFLTVFSFNLLGEKAQRRWDPRSAKL; this comes from the coding sequence ATGTCTGACTCCCGCCGCCTCCGCGGCACCACGCTGAGCCGGGCCCGGATGGCGACCATCGGCGGCGGCATGGTCGTCGGCGGCATCGCCCTCGCGGTCCTCGCGGTCACGGTCCTGTCCGGCGCCCTGGCCGCCCTGGCCGTCGTCGCCGGCCTGGTGCTGGTGGTCTCCGGCGCCGGCCGGCTGCTCTGGGCCGCACGGCGGCGCAAGGTCGACCTGCTGCCGTGGCTGTGCTTCGGGTGGCTCGTGCTCCTGGGCGTCGTCGCCGTCCTGGCGCCCTGGCTGCCGTTCCCGGAGGGGCGCGACGCGACCGCCGCGCTGACCGAGCCGATCTTCCTGGACCCGCTGAAGTACGGCGACCACGTGCTCGGCACCAACGGCGCGGGGCTGGACATGCTCACCCGCGCGGTCTTCGGCGCCCGGACCTCGCTGGTGATCTCGCTGACCGCCATCGTCATCGGCATCGCCGTCGGCGGACTCGTCGGCGTCGTGGCCGGGTTCTACCGCAAGGGCGTGGACCGCTCCATCGGCATCGTGACCAACGCGGTGCTCGCCGTGCCCCCGCTCATCCTGCTCATCGCGCTCGCCGCGATCCTCGCCCCCAACATCCGGAACATGGCCTTCGCCCTGGCGGCACTGACCATCCCCGGCATGATCCGGATCGCCCGGGCCAGCACCATCTCCTTCGCCCAGCGCGAGTTCGTGCTGGCCGCCCACGCCATGGGTGCGAGCCGGGCGCGGATCATGCTGCGGGAGCTGGTCCCCAACGTCGCCCTGCCGCTGTTCTCGATGGCCGTCGTCACGATCTCTGCGCTCATCGTCGCCGAGGCGTCCCTCAGCTTCCTCGGCCTCGGGATCGCCCAGCCGGAGCCGACCTGGGGCAACATGATCGCCGAGGCCCAGGCGGGTGACACGGTCGAGGAGCACCCGTTCATCCTGCTCGTGCCGGGCGTCTTCCTCTTCCTGACCGTCTTCTCCTTCAACCTGCTGGGCGAGAAGGCCCAGCGGCGCTGGGACCCGAGGAGTGCGAAGCTGTGA
- a CDS encoding SDR family oxidoreductase translates to MSRLVVVTGAASGIGAAVRHLLEERGDRVLGVDLRDTEVTADLSTPDGRAQAVADVLEASGGVVDGVITCAGLSGSSPALPAVNFFGTTDLVSGLRSALAASPAPRVVLVGSISATQPVDQALVDALLAGDPDAADRATAAVLADGRPQQLYPSSKAALAQWARRTAVAPGWADAGISINVVAPGVVLTAMTASLVSDPKMKQVMDTAVPMPLHGYSAPEDIARVIGFLSSPELTHVTGQVIYVDGGAEATLRPASHF, encoded by the coding sequence ATGTCCCGTCTCGTCGTCGTCACCGGTGCCGCCTCCGGCATCGGCGCAGCAGTCCGTCACCTCCTCGAGGAGCGCGGTGACCGCGTCCTGGGGGTCGACCTGCGGGACACGGAGGTCACCGCCGACCTCAGCACCCCGGACGGCCGGGCGCAGGCGGTCGCCGACGTCCTCGAGGCCTCGGGCGGCGTCGTCGACGGCGTGATCACCTGCGCCGGCCTCTCGGGGTCCTCGCCCGCGCTGCCCGCGGTCAACTTCTTCGGCACCACCGACCTGGTCTCCGGACTCCGCTCGGCGCTCGCGGCCTCGCCCGCGCCGCGGGTGGTGCTCGTCGGGTCGATCTCCGCCACCCAGCCGGTGGACCAGGCGCTCGTCGACGCGCTGCTGGCCGGCGACCCGGACGCCGCCGACCGCGCGACCGCCGCGGTCCTCGCCGACGGCCGCCCCCAGCAGCTCTACCCCTCCTCGAAGGCGGCGCTGGCGCAGTGGGCCCGGCGTACGGCCGTCGCCCCCGGGTGGGCCGACGCGGGCATCTCGATCAACGTGGTCGCCCCGGGCGTCGTGCTCACCGCGATGACCGCCTCCCTGGTGAGCGACCCGAAGATGAAGCAGGTCATGGACACCGCCGTGCCGATGCCGCTGCACGGCTACTCCGCGCCGGAGGACATCGCGCGGGTGATCGGCTTCCTGTCCTCGCCGGAGCTCACCCACGTCACCGGCCAGGTGATCTACGTCGACGGCGGCGCCGAGGCGACGCTGCGGCCCGCCTCGCACTTCTGA
- a CDS encoding class I adenylate-forming enzyme family protein, whose product MSQQTDPRLAAQQVVAGLCAPGAPFELESDEVLGAPVQVFVRRRRALHELLADSVQHGERTYVATLEERLSYAQHAAMVSSLAQALREDHGVRRGDRVAIAAANTTEWIVTFWAVTSIGAVAVGFNAWWSPRELAYGLEHATPVLVVADEKRRAALEGATVPVLGLDDVRRLAAAYPDAPLPSADVAEDDPAVILYTSGTSGRPKGATHSHRNLLSVVEYHRLNDAILGAFGDPTDPRDRSYLLAMPLFHIASLHNLAVPRLATGSKVALHLGAFQVDPVMRLVEQERVTNWGAVPTMASRLLEADLSGYDTSSLSAFALASAPSSPQLKQRLRDHLPFASSLVDSYGLTESCTAVAVASPLDLAEAPGTLGRPIVGVEMEIRGADGQPVPAGVEGEVCVRSAYNMLGYWGDEEATAGALREGRWLHTGDLGTFDEQGRISLSSRRSDLIIRGGENVYPAEVEAVVAEHPDVAECIVLGVPHPDLGQEVGAIVVPVPGADLTDLEDRLRTHAVDALAYFKVPSRWRIAATPLPRNATGKVVRRDIGF is encoded by the coding sequence ATGAGCCAGCAGACCGACCCCCGACTCGCCGCCCAGCAGGTGGTCGCCGGTCTGTGCGCCCCCGGCGCGCCGTTCGAGCTCGAGTCGGACGAGGTGCTGGGCGCTCCGGTGCAGGTGTTCGTCCGCCGGCGCCGCGCCCTGCACGAGCTGCTGGCCGACTCCGTCCAGCACGGCGAGCGCACCTACGTCGCCACCCTCGAGGAGCGGCTGAGCTACGCCCAGCACGCGGCGATGGTCTCCTCCCTCGCCCAGGCGCTGCGCGAGGACCACGGCGTACGCCGGGGCGACCGGGTCGCCATCGCGGCCGCCAACACCACCGAGTGGATCGTCACCTTCTGGGCCGTCACCTCGATCGGTGCGGTCGCCGTCGGGTTCAACGCCTGGTGGTCGCCGCGCGAGCTGGCCTACGGCCTCGAGCACGCCACCCCGGTGCTGGTGGTCGCCGACGAGAAGCGCCGGGCAGCGCTCGAGGGCGCCACGGTGCCGGTGCTCGGCCTCGACGACGTACGCCGGCTCGCCGCGGCGTACCCGGACGCCCCGCTCCCCTCCGCCGACGTGGCCGAGGACGACCCGGCCGTCATCCTCTACACCTCCGGCACCTCGGGCCGCCCCAAGGGCGCCACGCACTCGCACCGCAACCTGCTCTCGGTCGTGGAGTACCACCGGCTCAACGACGCCATCCTCGGCGCGTTCGGCGACCCGACCGACCCGCGGGACCGCAGCTACCTGCTGGCGATGCCGCTCTTCCACATCGCGAGCCTGCACAACCTGGCGGTGCCGCGCCTGGCCACCGGCAGCAAGGTCGCCCTGCACCTCGGCGCCTTCCAGGTCGACCCGGTCATGCGGCTGGTCGAGCAGGAGCGGGTCACCAACTGGGGCGCGGTGCCGACGATGGCCTCGCGGCTGCTCGAGGCCGACCTCTCCGGGTACGACACGTCGTCGCTGAGCGCGTTCGCGCTCGCCTCCGCGCCGTCGTCGCCGCAGCTCAAGCAGCGCCTGCGCGACCACCTGCCCTTCGCCTCCTCGCTGGTCGACAGCTACGGCCTCACCGAGTCGTGCACGGCGGTCGCCGTGGCCAGCCCCCTCGACCTCGCCGAGGCGCCCGGGACCCTGGGCCGCCCGATCGTCGGGGTGGAGATGGAGATCCGTGGCGCGGACGGGCAGCCCGTGCCGGCCGGCGTCGAGGGCGAGGTCTGCGTGCGCAGCGCGTACAACATGCTGGGCTACTGGGGCGACGAGGAGGCCACGGCCGGCGCCCTGCGCGAGGGCCGCTGGCTGCACACCGGCGACCTCGGCACCTTCGACGAGCAGGGCCGGATCAGCCTCAGCAGCCGCCGCTCCGACCTGATCATCCGCGGCGGGGAGAACGTCTACCCCGCCGAGGTCGAGGCCGTCGTCGCCGAGCACCCCGACGTCGCCGAGTGCATCGTCCTGGGCGTCCCCCATCCGGACCTCGGGCAGGAGGTCGGCGCGATCGTCGTCCCGGTCCCGGGCGCGGACCTCACCGATCTCGAGGACCGGCTGCGCACGCACGCCGTCGACGCGCTCGCCTACTTCAAGGTGCCGAGCCGCTGGCGGATCGCCGCCACGCCCCTGCCCCGCAACGCCACCGGCAAGGTGGTCCGCCGCGACATCGGCTTCTAG
- a CDS encoding IclR family transcriptional regulator, whose amino-acid sequence MTVVSAEAAERRELPPSMVERMTLILDAFPSRSTRLALEDVARLTHLPRSTAHRILDQLLKADWLEHSSFGYSLGPRALHLGGVADDSSELRAVAAAHLHSLMVRTGLTVHLAVLEGGQVRYLDKIGARYATSVPSKVGGRAPAHCTALGRAMLAWLPAEDVDERVGADLSARTGRTISDLTALHQELNRVRGRHGLAIERQECFEDIACVAAAIRAPEGPIGAISLVGDSTTPLERVAPLVLDAARRVSLELYPDLDRRSARGLHSV is encoded by the coding sequence ATGACCGTCGTGTCCGCCGAAGCCGCTGAGCGCCGTGAGCTGCCGCCGTCGATGGTGGAGCGGATGACCCTGATCCTCGACGCCTTCCCGAGCCGCTCGACCCGGCTCGCGCTCGAGGACGTCGCCCGGCTGACCCACCTGCCCCGGTCCACCGCGCACCGGATCCTCGACCAGCTCCTGAAGGCCGACTGGCTGGAGCACTCGTCGTTCGGCTACAGCCTCGGACCGCGCGCCCTGCACCTGGGCGGCGTCGCCGACGACAGCTCCGAGCTGCGGGCCGTCGCCGCCGCGCACCTGCACTCGCTGATGGTCCGCACCGGCCTCACGGTCCACCTCGCGGTCCTCGAGGGCGGGCAGGTCCGCTACCTCGACAAGATCGGCGCGCGCTACGCGACCTCGGTCCCCTCGAAGGTCGGTGGCCGGGCCCCGGCCCACTGCACCGCGCTGGGCCGGGCGATGCTGGCCTGGCTGCCCGCCGAGGACGTCGACGAGCGCGTCGGCGCCGACCTGTCCGCGCGGACCGGGCGCACCATCTCCGACCTCACGGCCCTGCACCAGGAGCTCAACCGGGTCCGCGGCCGCCACGGCCTGGCCATCGAGCGCCAGGAGTGCTTCGAGGACATCGCGTGCGTGGCCGCCGCGATCCGGGCGCCCGAGGGTCCGATCGGCGCGATCTCGCTGGTCGGCGACTCCACGACCCCGCTGGAGCGGGTCGCGCCGCTGGTCCTCGACGCCGCGCGCCGGGTCTCCCTCGAGCTCTACCCCGACCTCGACCGTCGCTCCGCGCGCGGCCTGCACTCGGTCTGA
- a CDS encoding acyl-CoA dehydrogenase family protein gives MTHPALAAVEERADEIVALAESNERLGRLDDAAAALLRDTGVMRMLQPARYGGAEAHPREFAETVMRIASLDGSTGWVAGIVGVHPWEMAMCDPSVQEEVWGKDQDTWIASPYAPMGVLRPVDGGYVFNGRWQFSSGTDHCQWIFLGAFMGDAEGNRLSPPRSYHVILPRSDYEIVEDSWDVVGLRGTGSKDVVVKDAFVPENRVVSFGKFLDGSQPREAGLTNPTYHIPFTTAFPMGITSAVIGIAEGALAAHLAYQRTRVQVTGTKVTDDPYVLSTIGAAAEEIRVSRLAMLDNVSRFYDAAEAGREITFAERAASRRTQVASAWRAVRAMDEVVARSGGNGLRMDNPIQRFWRDGHMGLAHAIHVPGAVFHVSALTDIGVAPAPGPLLAMI, from the coding sequence ATGACCCACCCCGCCCTGGCCGCCGTCGAGGAACGCGCCGACGAGATCGTCGCCCTGGCCGAGTCGAACGAGCGTCTCGGCCGCCTCGACGACGCCGCCGCCGCGCTGCTGCGCGACACCGGCGTGATGCGGATGCTGCAGCCGGCCCGGTACGGCGGCGCCGAGGCGCACCCGCGGGAGTTCGCCGAGACCGTCATGCGGATCGCCTCGCTCGACGGCTCGACCGGCTGGGTGGCCGGCATCGTCGGCGTGCACCCCTGGGAGATGGCGATGTGCGACCCGTCGGTCCAGGAGGAGGTGTGGGGCAAGGACCAGGACACCTGGATCGCCTCGCCGTACGCCCCGATGGGCGTGCTCCGTCCCGTCGACGGCGGCTACGTCTTCAACGGCCGCTGGCAGTTCTCCTCCGGCACCGACCACTGCCAGTGGATCTTCCTGGGTGCGTTCATGGGCGACGCCGAGGGCAACCGGCTCTCCCCGCCGCGGAGCTACCACGTCATCCTGCCGCGCTCGGACTACGAGATCGTCGAGGACAGCTGGGACGTCGTCGGTCTGCGCGGGACCGGGTCGAAGGACGTCGTCGTGAAGGACGCCTTCGTTCCCGAGAACCGGGTGGTGTCGTTCGGGAAGTTCCTCGACGGCTCCCAGCCGCGCGAGGCCGGGCTGACCAACCCGACGTACCACATCCCGTTCACCACGGCCTTCCCGATGGGCATCACCAGTGCCGTCATCGGGATCGCCGAGGGGGCGCTCGCGGCGCACCTGGCCTACCAGCGGACCCGCGTGCAGGTCACCGGGACGAAGGTCACCGACGACCCGTACGTCCTCTCCACGATCGGCGCGGCCGCCGAGGAGATCCGGGTCTCGCGGCTGGCGATGCTCGACAACGTCAGCCGCTTCTACGACGCCGCCGAGGCCGGCCGCGAGATCACCTTCGCCGAGCGGGCCGCGTCCCGCCGTACCCAGGTCGCCTCCGCGTGGCGCGCGGTGCGGGCGATGGACGAGGTCGTCGCGCGCTCCGGCGGCAACGGCCTGCGCATGGACAACCCGATCCAGCGGTTCTGGCGCGACGGCCACATGGGCCTCGCGCACGCGATCCACGTGCCCGGCGCGGTCTTCCACGTCTCCGCGCTGACCGACATCGGCGTGGCGCCCGCCCCCGGGCCGCTGCTCGCGATGATCTGA